The Neoarius graeffei isolate fNeoGra1 chromosome 25, fNeoGra1.pri, whole genome shotgun sequence genome includes a region encoding these proteins:
- the LOC132873052 gene encoding uncharacterized protein LOC132873052 isoform X1: MDIDRLGRLYPTFQEIVYIITHTHSKNYTMTNIAKNLNDEVLTCRAQRCNNLGKCVIQNGEQVCECILGYRGDACEDTVNDGLAVPLTLGVLGFIIGFVLLAFALALLQQKRKKLIWGETMMKTKVLKSSGNLPHMKIGKREFLYI; this comes from the exons atGGACATcgataggttggggaggttatatcCAACTTTCCAAGAAATTGTTTATatcatcacccacacacattcaaag AACTATACAATGACTAACATCGCTAAAAACCTGAATGATGAAGTTCTGACCTGCCGGGCTCAGCGCTGTAATAACCTCGGCAAGTGTGTGATTCAGAATGGAGAGCAGGTTTGTGAGTGTATCCTGGGCTACAGAGGAGACGCATGCGAAGACACCGTCAATGACGGGTTAGCCGTCCCACTCACTCTGGGAGTCTTGGGCTTCATCATTGGCTTCGTTCTCCTGGCATTTGCTCTTGCACTTCTCCAGCAAAAGAGAAAGAAATTGATTTG GGGAGAAACCATGATGAAAACGAAGGTCTTGAAAAGTAGTGGAAATCTTCCTCACATGAAAATAG GAAAAAGGGAGTTTTTGTACATATAA
- the LOC132873052 gene encoding uncharacterized protein LOC132873052 isoform X3, with protein MTNIAKNLNDEVLTCRAQRCNNLGKCVIQNGEQVCECILGYRGDACEDTVNDGLAVPLTLGVLGFIIGFVLLAFALALLQQKRKKLIWGETMMKTKVLKSSGNLPHMKIGKREFLYI; from the exons ATGACTAACATCGCTAAAAACCTGAATGATGAAGTTCTGACCTGCCGGGCTCAGCGCTGTAATAACCTCGGCAAGTGTGTGATTCAGAATGGAGAGCAGGTTTGTGAGTGTATCCTGGGCTACAGAGGAGACGCATGCGAAGACACCGTCAATGACGGGTTAGCCGTCCCACTCACTCTGGGAGTCTTGGGCTTCATCATTGGCTTCGTTCTCCTGGCATTTGCTCTTGCACTTCTCCAGCAAAAGAGAAAGAAATTGATTTG GGGAGAAACCATGATGAAAACGAAGGTCTTGAAAAGTAGTGGAAATCTTCCTCACATGAAAATAG GAAAAAGGGAGTTTTTGTACATATAA
- the LOC132873050 gene encoding claudin-23-like: MRTPGILIVGLVLAPCGWILDLTSTVAPNWRQLYNVAGESVSTVINQGIWDICKTFTTSSDETCNLRGTDQPYFNNQVVTVAQGMMVASLILTLVGLAVVTPAARCWTDKRPRWRLAGFGGLLIFCSGVLTIIPIAWYTHILTSLNTTTVFINPQQPDIRVGYCIVLGYIGGIMEVIGGLTLFVGICRCCGGRNRGEKPQTARPVQTSVRAPNPAPYPRTNIPSSVTRNNSSMPAYSRDSLDDDFDYPRAKSSKKGMDNPSFGARPYDADL, translated from the coding sequence ATGAGGACCCCAGGGATTTTGATCGTAGGCCTGGTGCTTGCGCCCTGCGGATGGATCCTGGACCTGACCAGCACGGTTGCGCCCAACTGGCGGCAGCTCTATAACGTGGCTGGAGAGTCCGTGAGCACGGTGATCAACCAGGGCATCTGGGACATCTGCAAGACCTTCACGACAAGCAGTGATGAGACCTGCAACCTGAGAGGCACCGACCAACCGTATTTTAACAACCAGGTCGTTACGGTTGCGCAAGGAATGATGGTCGCGTCGTTGATCTTGACCTTAGTCGGGCTGGCCGTGGTGACGCCGGCTGCGCGCTGCTGGACCGACAAGCGTCCCCGATGGCGCCTTGCAGGATTCGGGGGTCTGCTCATTTTCTGCTCAGGGGTGCTCACGATCATCCCGATCGCGTGGTATACGCATATCTTGACCAGCCTTAACACGACTACCGTCTTCATCAACCCGCAACAGCCGGACATCCGGGTGGGTTACTGCATCGTTCTGGGTTACATCGGCGGGATCATGGAAGTGATCGGCGGGTTGACCCTGTTCGTCGGGATCTGTCGGTGCTGCGGCGGACGGAACCGCGGAGAGAAACCGCAAACAGCGCGCCCGGTCCAGACCTCTGTTCGCGCGCCCAATCCGGCTCCGTATCCAAGAACCAACATCCCGAGCAGCGTTACGCGCAACAACTCGAGCATGCCGGCGTATTCCCGGGACTCCCTGGACGATGACTTTGATTACCCCAGAGCCAAATCTTCAAAGAAAGGCATGGATAACCCTTCCTTTGGCGCAAGACCTTACGACGCCGACCTGTGA
- the LOC132873052 gene encoding neurogenic locus notch homolog protein 3-like isoform X2, whose product MDIDRLGRLYPTFQEIVYIITHTHSKNYTMTNIAKNLNDEVLTCRAQRCNNLGKCVIQNGEQVCECILGYRGDACEDTVNDGLAVPLTLGVLGFIIGFVLLAFALALLQQKRKKLIWYDFDLGRNHDENEGLEK is encoded by the exons atGGACATcgataggttggggaggttatatcCAACTTTCCAAGAAATTGTTTATatcatcacccacacacattcaaag AACTATACAATGACTAACATCGCTAAAAACCTGAATGATGAAGTTCTGACCTGCCGGGCTCAGCGCTGTAATAACCTCGGCAAGTGTGTGATTCAGAATGGAGAGCAGGTTTGTGAGTGTATCCTGGGCTACAGAGGAGACGCATGCGAAGACACCGTCAATGACGGGTTAGCCGTCCCACTCACTCTGGGAGTCTTGGGCTTCATCATTGGCTTCGTTCTCCTGGCATTTGCTCTTGCACTTCTCCAGCAAAAGAGAAAGAAATTGATTTGGTATGATTTTGATTTG GGGAGAAACCATGATGAAAACGAAGGTCTTGAAAAGTAG